One Citrus sinensis cultivar Valencia sweet orange chromosome 5, DVS_A1.0, whole genome shotgun sequence genomic window, GTCAATTAACAAAAgggttttttaattttgtccttCTATTTCCCTCTCAGACTGGCATTGATAGACgtctttctctttttataaaggaaaaaatgagaaagtgaaagaatggcaaaaaagaagaaaagttaGCATGACGATCATAACCTGCAAcaaatagctttttttttttcttcccgGGGAGTGTGGGGAGAAATTAATACGGGCACGGGGACAAAACCATTTAAGTAGGAGCCCATTCATTTCACTTGTCTCTCTTGTTGCGGACAAGACTTCTCACAAGTAATGATTGGCTATAGAGTTGCTTAATTCTACTGGCATGCTAATCTGGGACttgtgaaaatgaaaattacatttgaCATATTTCCAGACGTTGGAATTGCATCAGCGCAGAGTATCAAGTATCGGTTCGTGCGTGTTGTAACAGTGGATGAGGATATTCCCACAATCCCACTGGTATGGTGGATGTCACAGGAgctttatgaaaaatgaattataaaagtCCCCTGCTGCAAAAATTAAGATTCTAATGATCAGATTTTTTAAGCTAtcagaaattaaattggaaaCCGAATCTACAAGCTGAAAATTTCGACATCGGAGACAACCTCAATTGAGTTAAGATGAAGGAAAagcagataaaataaaattcaactcACTTAAACACTGGTTTCATGAATGTACAAAGTCTTCTAACAGAGCATGAATTGTCAAAAAGTCTTCTATATGAATGTACAGTGCTCACTTGTCCTCAAGTGTGTGATTTTTGAGAAATGGCAAGCAACCCCATTGTCTTCTTTGCCATcatattcaattattcatcTTGATAACACACTTCTGTGTCTTGAAACTTTCCATCCATCTCTCTCAAAGCTTTTCAATAGTACAGTTAAATGCCATATTGGGTACTGGTTTCGAATTCTCAACTTGAGATAGTAGGCCCAAAAGACACATGTCTAAGCCCATGTTAGACAATGGCAGGTCCATTAAGATCGGATAAGACCCCCCAACAATCTATCTCGGTATCTCCTCTCTGATTAAATTCAATTCGCGTCTTAATAGCAAACAAGaacaaagaaatgaaaaaatgaagtGGCTCTGCAGCTCGCTCGACGCACGCTCTCTGAAACCCCTGGTTCGTTATAACAAAAGTGACTTCCATTTCTCCCAATCCCTTGTACTTGAGAAACTCCCCACTCATTTCAACACCAAACTCGCGCTCAAACCCTCGAAGTGTTGCATCAAAACCAGCTCAGCGTCGGCGTCCATTGATATCGACATGGTGAGAAACAAGCAAGGAATCTACACGCAAAAACAGAACAACAAAGTGGTGGTTCTGTGGGACCTCGATAACAAACCCCCGCGGGGCCCGCCTTACGACGCCGCCATGTCGCTGAGACGAGTGGCGGAGAGGTTCGGGGAAGTCACGGACATCTCGGCTTACGCCAACCGGCATGCGTTCATTCACCTGCCTCAGTGGGTCATCCAGGAACGCCGCGAGCGCAAGCAATTCGACATTCTCGAGCGCAGAGGAGTGGCGGTTCCAAATGATCCGTACATTTGCGGGGTGTGCGGACGCAAGTGTAAAACCAATCTTGATCTGAAGAAACACTTTAAGCAGTTACATGAACGCGAGCGGCAAAAGAAGCTGAATCGGATGAAATCCTTGAAGGGTAAAAAGAGGCAGAAGTACAAAGAGAGGTATATAAGTGGGAATGACAAGTATAACGAAGCTGCCCGGAGTTTGTTGAAGCCTAAAGTTGGTTACGGATTGGGCTCGGAGTTGAGGAGAGCGGGGGTGTTTGTTAAGACTGTTAGGGATAAACCACAGGCAGCTGATTGGGCGTTGAAGAGACAAATGCAGCATTCCATGAGTAGCGGGGTTGATTGGATGTTTTTGGTGTCGGATGATAATGATTTTAAGGAGATGTTGAGGAAAGCGAGAGACGCCAATTTAGGGACGGTTGTTGTAGGGGATTCTAATAGAGGATTGGGGCAACATGCCGATTTGTGGGTGCCCTGGATTGAGGTGGAGAATGGGGAGTTAACTGAGAGGGATTTGGTGCCTAGGACGAGGAGGACCACAACTGAGGACTTTGAGAGGGATGGTCTTGGTTTATTTTCACTTACTGAGTTTGACGGGGTAGTTGGTTTCGAGGATGAGACTGATTTGGATAGTGTGGTTAATGAACTTGTTGCTGAAAGAACCGAGTTTGGTGGTGTAAGGATTTCAATGTTTTCTGAAGGGGAAGAGGAAGAGGATTATTGGGTGACTGAGGAGGCAGGCGGAGATTATTTGTTGGAGGGTGGGGAATTGGAAGAGCAAGATAGTTACTTTTGATATAAGCAAGTGTGCTTGGTTATAGAAGGCTTCTTATTGTTTTGGTTTCGTTTCGTTCTCTAACCTGGGATTAGTTTTCAAACTAAGATCGATTATGCATTGAGAACACGGTTGGGGAAgtgaatttttcttgttgatAGTTTGGTTTCTCTTGAGGTTGGATAATTATGAATGATTTTATCCATTTGATGGTCCAAATCATTGTGCAATCATGAACAGGTCGGTTTTGCTATCAAACTCTGAAAGTTGATGCTTTTTAGTCTTGAGACACACAATGGGTAGATAATCTCCTCATGTTTCCTCTTTTAGTGTATAGTATTCCTATATTTAATTTGCAGTTGCTACTGATGGGAATATTACAACACTGTGATTCATCCGTCTGCGTTGCTGTTTCAACTGTCCTCATAGTAAATGCTTTAACATGCCATCTGATTGTACTTAACTAGATTAAAACTTTATTGGTGGTATAAGACAGCTCT contains:
- the LOC102626968 gene encoding uncharacterized protein LOC102626968, which encodes MKWLCSSLDARSLKPLVRYNKSDFHFSQSLVLEKLPTHFNTKLALKPSKCCIKTSSASASIDIDMVRNKQGIYTQKQNNKVVVLWDLDNKPPRGPPYDAAMSLRRVAERFGEVTDISAYANRHAFIHLPQWVIQERRERKQFDILERRGVAVPNDPYICGVCGRKCKTNLDLKKHFKQLHERERQKKLNRMKSLKGKKRQKYKERYISGNDKYNEAARSLLKPKVGYGLGSELRRAGVFVKTVRDKPQAADWALKRQMQHSMSSGVDWMFLVSDDNDFKEMLRKARDANLGTVVVGDSNRGLGQHADLWVPWIEVENGELTERDLVPRTRRTTTEDFERDGLGLFSLTEFDGVVGFEDETDLDSVVNELVAERTEFGGVRISMFSEGEEEEDYWVTEEAGGDYLLEGGELEEQDSYF